The following is a genomic window from Chloracidobacterium sp..
TTTGAGATCTACTCACTCTTGGCCCGCTGGAATCCGCTTAACGCCCGGCGGCCGTACCCGCTGCCTTACAACGGCAAGAATATACTTGTCGTCGGTATGGGGCCTGCGGGCTACACGCTTGCACATTATCTTTTGAACGAGGGCTTTGGCGTCATCGGCATCGACGGCTTGAAGATCGAGCCGCTCCGCGACCTTTGGACAGGCGAACTCGGCCGCACCTGCCCGAAGCCGATCAAAGACATCGCCGAGATCAAGCAGGACCTCGACGAACGCATTCTTTCAGGCTTCGGCGGTGTTTCGGAATACGGTATCACCGTCCGCTGGGACAAGAACTTCCTGACCATCCTTCAGTTAATGCTGTCGCGGCGTCGCAACTTCAGGGCATACGGCGGCGTACGGTTCGGCGGCACGCTGACCATCGAGGATGTTTGGAGCTACGGCTTTGACCACATAGCGATCGCGACCGGTGCGGGCCGCCCGACGATCGTCCCGATGAAGAATAACCTTATACGAGGCATCCGACAGGCGAGCGATTTTCTGATGTCGCTGCAGCTCACGGGTGCGTTCAAGAAGGACACGCTCTCGAACCTGCAGATCCGCCTTCCTGCGGTAGTTATAGGCGGCGGCCTTACCGGCGTTGACAGTGCGACAGAGATATTCGCCTACTATCCGATACAGGTCGAAAAGATGCTGCAGAAATATGAGCAGGTCGTCGAAGAATTTGGTGAAGAAAAGGTAATGAAGGCCTTTGACCCGGAAGAACTCACAGTTCTGCCTGAGTTTCTCGAACACGCACGGGCGATCCGCGCTGAACGCGTGCGAGCTGCCGAGGCCGGCGAAGAGCCGGATCTGCTGTCGATGGTGCGAAGCTGGGGCGGTGTTTCGCTTGTCTATCGCAAGCGGCTTCAAGACTCGCCCGCGTATCGTCTCAATCACGAAGAGGTGCAAAAGGCGCTTGAGGAAGGTATTGAATTCGTCGAATGTATGTCGCCGGTCGAGGCCGTTCCCGATGAATTCGGCGCGGTAAAGGCCCTGAAGTTCGAGCGGCTCGAATACGACGCAGAAACGGCGAAATTCAATAGCACCGGCGATATTCGCGAATTCCCGGCACGCACGGTCTGTGTCGCTGCGGGCACTTCGCCCAACGTCATCTATGAAAAGGAAAAGCCCGGAACCTTTAAGATGGACGATTGGCGGCAGTATTTCCGGCCGCATCATATCGAACGCGGAGCCGACGGCAAGCTGCACAGCGTCGAAACACCGAAAGGCGAGACCGGCTTTTTCACTTCATACGAGCATGACGGCAAGTTCATCTCGTATTACGGCGACAATCACCCCAAATATGCCGGTAATGTCGTAAAGGCGATGGCATCGGCAAAGCACGGCTATCAAAAGGTTGTTGAGATCTTTGCGGATGAACTGGGCGAGCGTGACACGGGTAGATCGTCCGATCTGCTGCAGAAGTTCGATGATCTCGAGGCGACACTCAATGAGCAACTCCGCTCGTATGTCGTCAAGATCGACCGTCTGACGCCGACGATAGTTGACGTTATCGTTAAGGCACCGCTCCAGGCACGCAAGTTCCGGCCGGGACAGTTCTACAGACTTCAGAACTTCGAGACGACGGCACCAAGCGTCGAGGGTAATAAGCTTCTTATGGAAGGGCTTGCTCTCACCGGTGCGTGGGTCGATGTTGAAAAGGGCCTGCTCTCGATGATCGTGCTCGAGATGGGAACAAGCTCACGGCTCGTCTCGCTTCTAAAAGAGGGCGAAGAGGTCCTAGTGATGGGGCCGACCGGCACACCGACCGAGATACCCGAGAACGAGAATGTGCTGCTCGCGGGCGGCGGGCTCGGCAATGCCGTTCTGTTCTCTATCGCGCGTGCCTTGCGTGAGAACAACAACAAGGTGATCTACTTCGCCGGCTATAAGAACGGCGACGACCTCTACAAACGCGAAGAGATCGAAACGGCTACCGATCAGGTGATATGGTCAACCGATCGGGGAAGTGAGATCGTCCCGTCAAGACCGCAGGATGCGCATTTCCGCGGCAATATCGTCCAAGCAATGGTCGCGTATGCAGAGGGCAAGCTCGGCGATAAGACCGTCGAGCTGAGCGACGTTGACCGCATCGTTGCCATCGGCTCCGACCGTATGATGAACGGCGTACGCGAGGCGCGGCACACGTCGCTCAAGCCGTTCCTAAGGCCCGGCCACACGGCGATCGGTTCGATCAACAGCCCGATGCAGTGCATGATGAAAGAGGTCTGTGCGCAGTGCCTGCAGCGGCATGTCAACCCGTACACCGGCGAGGAGTTCTTTGTTTTCTCGTGCTTCAATCAGGATCAGCATCTCGATTTCGTTGACTTCAAGAATCTGAACGAACGACTGAAAGCGAACAGCATTCAAGAAAAGTTGACGAATCTTTGGCTAGACCGCGCGTTCAGCAAAGAGGAGTTCAAGGAGACCATGCGGACCGCAGCACTCATCAGATAGGCAGCACGACGGTATGGCTAAGACACAAAAGGAACTCGCGTTCCTCCGCGAACACATTATCGACGGCATTTGGACGCAGCGTTTTACTGAGCTTGCGGATCAGCATCTCGATCTTGCCGATGCTGAGACGCTTCTCTATATCAATGCCGGTACGGGCAGCCATGCGCTGGCTCTCGACGAGCGCTTCGGTGAAAAGACAGATATTTTTGCTTTGTGCGAAACGGACGAGATCCTCGCGATCGCACGCGATAAGGCTGCGGCGGTCGGTTCAAAGGTCGATTTTTCGCGGATACGTTTCGAGAACGACGCGTTCGATGCAGTTATCGCTGACGGCTCTTTCATCCTAACCGATGAGGCTGAGGAACTTATCGGCGATGCTGTACGACTTGCCAAAAGCGGCGGCCGCATCGCAGTATTTTTGCCTACCGCAGGCAGTTACGGCGAGATATTCTCGCTGCTTTGGGAAGTGCTGATGGATGATGCCGACCACAGCTTCGATGTCGAAGCTTTGATCGCAGGGCTGCACTCGACCACTCGGCTCGAAGAGATCGCAAAGGAACTCGGCATGACCGATGTTGAGACGCAGACGGCAAACGAGATATTTGAGTTTCAGGACGGCGCCGAATTCATCTCGGCTCCATTGGTGCAGGACATACTTCTGCCCCAATGGCTGTCAGGGCTGGATGTGGATGCGGCCGAAGCCGCGGCCGAACGGCTGGCGCAGTTGATAGACAAAGACGCAGGAACGCTCTCCTTTCGGTTCTCGGTAAAAGCGACCTTGCTTACGGGAAAGAAAGCCTGAACGCGGGCTTTAGTGCTCGGCTTTTGCCGCAGTGCGGCGTTCCATTTCAGCCTTAAGCTCGGCGTCGCTCATTTGAGTGATCTGCGGTGCCGGCGCCGCATTATTCAGTTGTCCGGATCTTTCTTCTTCCTCCGCCTCACGCATGCCTTCCTTAAATGCTTTACGCGACTGGCCCAGCGACTTTGCAAGCTGCGGCAAACGCGATGCTCCGAACAGCAGGAAAAGCACTGCGACGATCAGAAGGATCTCTGTAGTTCCAAAATTCATAACACACGCTCACCGATCACTTAAGACGCTCCGTGTTGCGTGATCGGCTGATTTCATCATACAACCTTTGGCCGAAAATTCACTATAGATCAGACGGCTTTTTTGAATTTCTCCATAGCATCGACCAATGCTGACGAAATGCCTTTTTCCGAGATCGAATGTCCTGCGTCGGGTATCACGACCAATTCCGCCTCAGGGAACGCTCGATGAAGTTCCCACGCAGATGTTATGGGGCAGACGACATCATAACGCCCTTGGACGATCACGGTCGGAATGTGCCGTATCTTATCAACATTCTCGATGAGGTAATTCTCGGTCGGGAAGAACGAATTGTTCATAAAATAATGGCACTCTATGCGGGCGAGGCTCAAGGCCTCATGCTCGCCTTCCCAGTGCTCCATTAGGTCTTTGTCAGGGTAGAGCTTAGATGTTGAGCCTTCCCACACGCTCCACGCGCGTGCGGCAGAAAGGCGCGTTGCCTCATCGTCGCTTGTAAGGCGCTTATAGTACGCACCGATCATATCGCCGCGTTCGTCCTCAGGTATCTCATCGCGGTAACGCTCCCAAAAATCTGGGAATATCTCGCTTGCACCGTATTGATAGAACCACTGAAGCTCTTTCCTTCGTGTCAGGAATATGCCGCGCAATATCAGCCCGTTGCAGTGGTGCGGATGTGTCTCGGCATAAGCCAGGCTGAGGGTCGAGCCCCATGAGCCGCCAAAAACGTACCATTTTTCGATACCGAATTTCTCGCGAAGTACCTCGATATCAGAGATAAGATCCCAGGTCGTATTCTCGCGAAGATCAGCGTGCGGCGTTGATCGCCCTGAACCGCGTTGGTCAAAAAGGATAACGTGATAATACGACGGGTCGAAGAACTGCCGATAGAGCGGGATCAAGCCGCCGCCGGGGCCGCCGTGCAGGAACACGACGGGTACGCCGTTAGGATTGCCGACACGCTCGTAATGTATAGTGTGAATGTCCGAGACGCGTACTTCGCCGCTGTCAAAAGGTTCGATCTCCGGATAAAGGGAAGCCATAGCGCAATTCTACGCTAAAGCGGCGGAAGTATCCACTTTTTAGGGCCGTAGGCGTCATCCGCGCCTGAGATATCGGTCGTACCAAAGCTGAAAGACGAGCAGCGTCCAAAGTTCCTTGTGGTGCGACGCCTTGCCGTGCATGTGCTCGCTGATAAGGCTGCGTACATATGCCGGTTCAAATAGGCCTTGCTCGGCAAGCCTTTTTTCGGCAAGCATCTCCTCAACCAGCGGCCGAAGCCGCCCGCGTAGCCACTCGGCGACCGGAATTCCGAAGCCCTTTTTTGGCCGATGCAATATCTCGTCGGGCAGTCGGCCGCGCAAGGCCGCTTTTAGGATGTGCTTGCCGCTCTTGCCCCGAAGTTTGTATTCGAGCGGCAACGCCGCAGCAAATTGGCCGACACGCGGATCGAGAAATGGCGCCCGCGTTTCGAGCGAGACGGCCATCGCAGCACGATCGACCTTTGTCAGGATATCCTCGGCAAGGTAATAGCTGACATCGACCTGCTGAAATCTCTCGATATCCGTTTCGGCGTCCGTCGTTTCGAACAGTTCTCGCGGCCCGAGATAGATGTCCGCATCGGTATTTTCGAGCACACTGCGGGTCAAAAGCCGGTTATGCTGTGCCGACGCGAACGAGCCGAACCATGTGTGGTGGCGTTCGATGCCGTCAAGTTCAGCCGCTCGTATGAAACGCTTCGCCTTGTAATCAAAGGACATATTGTCCCGCGAGACCGGCAGCCGTTGTACCGCCGGTGCGATCATGCGGCGGCGTATCGCGGCCGGTATCGCAAGGAATTTTTGTGTGATCTGATGTGCGCGGTAC
Proteins encoded in this region:
- a CDS encoding FAD-dependent oxidoreductase; protein product: MELGIAPYRYSDLFDPIKLRSLTLDFYKEVTDKDPVLGESLQKYIAAGGIGYERRAESKILTDAAPFLSDFVARLFGVSKEREWLGKQITIQNPIWKYKFFVQRRAAKKFKPDQLAELHEAKLWLAVTQLRNAAFDETLVHDEELSIADMTCRLLDAEEILAKPPVEIPSSVADTVLRVEKAYETLKDKEFGEFYTANVIGEEAAGDLLAIKAALGIIEAWTAAAFSARSKKWYSFRPAHATDYMNLIHLIRPEPDLANVMTGPEEGLRRRDGFKLTDERGSMRDSLYEIDYCLICHERGKDSCSTGLHENDGTVKRNPLGIKTEGCPLEERISEMHLVKKQGDSIGALALVTIDNPMCAGTGHRICNDCMKGCIFQKQDPVNIPMTETSILTDVLDLPFGFEIYSLLARWNPLNARRPYPLPYNGKNILVVGMGPAGYTLAHYLLNEGFGVIGIDGLKIEPLRDLWTGELGRTCPKPIKDIAEIKQDLDERILSGFGGVSEYGITVRWDKNFLTILQLMLSRRRNFRAYGGVRFGGTLTIEDVWSYGFDHIAIATGAGRPTIVPMKNNLIRGIRQASDFLMSLQLTGAFKKDTLSNLQIRLPAVVIGGGLTGVDSATEIFAYYPIQVEKMLQKYEQVVEEFGEEKVMKAFDPEELTVLPEFLEHARAIRAERVRAAEAGEEPDLLSMVRSWGGVSLVYRKRLQDSPAYRLNHEEVQKALEEGIEFVECMSPVEAVPDEFGAVKALKFERLEYDAETAKFNSTGDIREFPARTVCVAAGTSPNVIYEKEKPGTFKMDDWRQYFRPHHIERGADGKLHSVETPKGETGFFTSYEHDGKFISYYGDNHPKYAGNVVKAMASAKHGYQKVVEIFADELGERDTGRSSDLLQKFDDLEATLNEQLRSYVVKIDRLTPTIVDVIVKAPLQARKFRPGQFYRLQNFETTAPSVEGNKLLMEGLALTGAWVDVEKGLLSMIVLEMGTSSRLVSLLKEGEEVLVMGPTGTPTEIPENENVLLAGGGLGNAVLFSIARALRENNNKVIYFAGYKNGDDLYKREEIETATDQVIWSTDRGSEIVPSRPQDAHFRGNIVQAMVAYAEGKLGDKTVELSDVDRIVAIGSDRMMNGVREARHTSLKPFLRPGHTAIGSINSPMQCMMKEVCAQCLQRHVNPYTGEEFFVFSCFNQDQHLDFVDFKNLNERLKANSIQEKLTNLWLDRAFSKEEFKETMRTAALIR
- a CDS encoding methyltransferase domain-containing protein, which produces MAKTQKELAFLREHIIDGIWTQRFTELADQHLDLADAETLLYINAGTGSHALALDERFGEKTDIFALCETDEILAIARDKAAAVGSKVDFSRIRFENDAFDAVIADGSFILTDEAEELIGDAVRLAKSGGRIAVFLPTAGSYGEIFSLLWEVLMDDADHSFDVEALIAGLHSTTRLEEIAKELGMTDVETQTANEIFEFQDGAEFISAPLVQDILLPQWLSGLDVDAAEAAAERLAQLIDKDAGTLSFRFSVKATLLTGKKA
- a CDS encoding twin-arginine translocase TatA/TatE family subunit, which codes for MNFGTTEILLIVAVLFLLFGASRLPQLAKSLGQSRKAFKEGMREAEEEERSGQLNNAAPAPQITQMSDAELKAEMERRTAAKAEH
- the pip gene encoding prolyl aminopeptidase, which produces MASLYPEIEPFDSGEVRVSDIHTIHYERVGNPNGVPVVFLHGGPGGGLIPLYRQFFDPSYYHVILFDQRGSGRSTPHADLRENTTWDLISDIEVLREKFGIEKWYVFGGSWGSTLSLAYAETHPHHCNGLILRGIFLTRRKELQWFYQYGASEIFPDFWERYRDEIPEDERGDMIGAYYKRLTSDDEATRLSAARAWSVWEGSTSKLYPDKDLMEHWEGEHEALSLARIECHYFMNNSFFPTENYLIENVDKIRHIPTVIVQGRYDVVCPITSAWELHRAFPEAELVVIPDAGHSISEKGISSALVDAMEKFKKAV